The following proteins come from a genomic window of Nothobranchius furzeri strain GRZ-AD chromosome 1, NfurGRZ-RIMD1, whole genome shotgun sequence:
- the LOC107384561 gene encoding tetraspanin-8 isoform X1 encodes MGKGSVWLKWSYIGAISVIAGIGVLMLGFTLFSHGYLMHEEELESLVTGFHFAYGFISITLLLTIIGGFGVWKEKKWALIVFTVGMILCTLYLIANEVGLLIVPSQLKVLLEDDYLSMLPLSKVNVTEIAHLNNTQSELKCCGLLSYRDWDYNIPKSCLCAENSLNPCVAAPRNSSLFIEDRIVMIYAKPCLSIITAQAMKTIHIASGILMGLILLWVGSIASCIAILCQLNKKMETPKVVYSSEAKAGNYTSLMEAPDTEIT; translated from the exons ATGGGGAAAGGGAGTGTCTGGTTAAAGTGGAGTTACATTGGAGCGATCAGTGTTATAGCG GGGATAGGCGTCCTGATGTTAGGATTCACTTTGTTTTCTCATGGATATTTGATGCATGAGGAAGAG TTAGAGAGCCTTGTCACAGGATTCCATTTTGCTTATGGTTTCATCTCCATAACTCTGCTCTTAACCATCATTGGTGGATTTGGTGTCTGGAAGGAAAAGAAGTGGGCTCTAATCGTA TTCACAGTTGGGATGATCTTATGCACTCTGTACCTGATTGCAAATGAAGTTGGTCTTCTGATTGTTCCATCACAG TTGAAAGTTCTTCTGGAAGATGACTACCTCAGCATGTTGCCTCTATCTAAAGTCAATGTAACCGAAATAGCTCACCTAAATAACACACAGAGTGAA TTGAAGTGCTGTGGACTGCTGAGCTACAGGGATTGGGACTACAATATACCAAAATCCTGCCTGTGTGCTGAAAATTCATTGAATCCATGT GTGGCTGCTCCAAGAAACTCAAGCTTGTTTATTGAAGACCGGATTGTCATGATTTATGCCAAG CCATGCCTTTCAATCATCACTGCTCAAGCAATGAAAACCATTCATATTGCCTCAGGCATTCTGATGGGATTAATTTTATTGTGG GTGGGGTCAATAGCATCCTGTATTGCCATCTTGTGTCAACTGAATAAGAAGATGGAAACTCCTAAAGTGGTCTACAGTTCAGAGGCAAAGGCAGGAAACTACACCAGTCTAATGGAAGCTCCAGACACAGAAATAACCTGA
- the LOC107384561 gene encoding uncharacterized protein isoform X2, which yields MGKGSVWLKWSYIGAISVIAGIGVLMLGFTLFSHGYLMHEEELESLVTGFHFAYGFISITLLLTIIGGFGVWKEKKWALIVFTVGMILCTLYLIANEVGLLIVPSQLKVLLEDDYLSMLPLSKVNVTEIAHLNNTQSELKCCGLLSYRDWDYNIPKSCLCAENSLNPCVAAPRNSSLFIEDRIVMIYAKVGSIASCIAILCQLNKKMETPKVVYSSEAKAGNYTSLMEAPDTEIT from the exons ATGGGGAAAGGGAGTGTCTGGTTAAAGTGGAGTTACATTGGAGCGATCAGTGTTATAGCG GGGATAGGCGTCCTGATGTTAGGATTCACTTTGTTTTCTCATGGATATTTGATGCATGAGGAAGAG TTAGAGAGCCTTGTCACAGGATTCCATTTTGCTTATGGTTTCATCTCCATAACTCTGCTCTTAACCATCATTGGTGGATTTGGTGTCTGGAAGGAAAAGAAGTGGGCTCTAATCGTA TTCACAGTTGGGATGATCTTATGCACTCTGTACCTGATTGCAAATGAAGTTGGTCTTCTGATTGTTCCATCACAG TTGAAAGTTCTTCTGGAAGATGACTACCTCAGCATGTTGCCTCTATCTAAAGTCAATGTAACCGAAATAGCTCACCTAAATAACACACAGAGTGAA TTGAAGTGCTGTGGACTGCTGAGCTACAGGGATTGGGACTACAATATACCAAAATCCTGCCTGTGTGCTGAAAATTCATTGAATCCATGT GTGGCTGCTCCAAGAAACTCAAGCTTGTTTATTGAAGACCGGATTGTCATGATTTATGCCAAG GTGGGGTCAATAGCATCCTGTATTGCCATCTTGTGTCAACTGAATAAGAAGATGGAAACTCCTAAAGTGGTCTACAGTTCAGAGGCAAAGGCAGGAAACTACACCAGTCTAATGGAAGCTCCAGACACAGAAATAACCTGA